Proteins from a genomic interval of Benincasa hispida cultivar B227 chromosome 7, ASM972705v1, whole genome shotgun sequence:
- the LOC120081501 gene encoding protein trichome birefringence-like 33 translates to MKPPSPISSSSLLRKSRFSPYLFTLLAFIFFVAVLYGEDLTCIFNQQLDLNLDPDHPSPTSEKKWEKLPFAKGKLKEEGCDVYSGKWVRDEVTRPLYDESDCPYIQPQLTCQEHGRPDRSYQYWRWQPHGCDLPSFNASLMLETLRGKRMMFVGDSLNRGQFVSMVCLLQSLIPDDAKSMETFDSLTVFTAKEYNATIEFYWAPFLLESNSDNAVIHRISDRIVRRGSINKHGKHWKGVDIMVFNTYLWWMTGLNMKILQGSFDDEVQDIVELSTEDAYRMAMKSMLRWVRKNMNPKRSRVFFTSMSPSHGKSIDWGGEEEGNCYNQTTLIEDPNYWGSDSRKSVMEVIGEVFQKSKFPITFLNITQLSSYRRDAHTSIYKKQWSPLTPEQLANPVSYADCVHWCMPGLQDTWNELLFTKLFYPY, encoded by the exons atgaAGCCTCCTTCTCCCATCTCCTCCTCCTCCCTCCTTAGAAAATCTCGCTTCTCCCCTTACCTCTTCACTCTCTTGGCCTTCATCTTCTTTGTCGCCGTCCTCTACGGCGAAGACCTCACCTGCATCTTCAACCAGCAACTCGACCTCAACCTTGACCCCGACCACCCTTCTCCCACCTCCG AGAAGAAGTGGGAGAAGCTGCCATTTGCAAAAGGGAAATTGAAGGAAGAGGGGTGTGACGTGTACAGTGGGAAGTGGGTTAGGGACGAGGTGACTCGGCCGCTATATGATGAGTCAGATTGTCCGTACATACAGCCGCAGCTGACGTGTCAGGAACATGGCCGGCCGGACCGGAGCTATCAATACTGGCGGTGGCAGCCCCACGGCTGCGATCTTCCCAG TTTCAATGCAAGCCTAATGCTAGAAACCCTAAGGGGAAAGAGGATGATGTTCGTTGGAGATTCTCTAAATAGGGGGCAATTTGTGTCAATGGTATGTCTTCTTCAATCCCTAATTCCGGACGATGCCAAATCCATGGAGACCTTCGATTCCCTCACAGTCTTCACTGCAAAG gAGTACAATGCAACGATCGAATTCTATTGGGCACCATTTCTTCTTGAATCGAACTCGGATAACGCGGTGATCCATCGGATTTCGGATCGGATAGTGAGAAGAGGCTCCATTAATAAGCATGGAAAGCATTGGAAAGGGGTTGATATTATGGTTTTCAATACCTACCTTTGGTGGATGACTGGCTTGAACATGAAAATCCT GCAAGGGTCTTTTGATGATGAAGTACAAGACATAGTAGAGCTATCAACAGAGGATGCTTATCGCATGGCAATGAAGAGCATGTTGAGATGGGTCAGGAAGAATATGAACCCTAAAAGAAGTAGGGTTTTCTTCACTAGCATGTCCCCTTCCCATGGAAA AAGCATTGATTGGGGTGGCGAAGAGGAAGGCAACTGCTACAACCAAACAACTCTAATTGAAGATCCAAACTATTGGGGTTCTGATTCGAGAAAAAGCGTCATGGAAGTGATTGGAGAAGTCTTCCAGAAGTCAAAGTTTCCCATCACATTTCTCAACATCACACAGCTATCGAGCTATCGTCGGGACGCTCACACGTCGATTTACAAGAAGCAATGGTCACCTTTGACTCCGGAGCAGTTGGCGAACCCAGTAAGCTATGCGGATTGCGTCCATTGGTGCATGCCTGGTCTCCAAGATACTTGGAATGAGCTTCTTTTTACCAAACTTTTCTATCCTTATTAA